Proteins encoded within one genomic window of Desulfosalsimonas propionicica:
- a CDS encoding phosphoribosyltransferase-like protein: METITEKINRWPDLKDEFIFLKQQIEYLAEKRFAEYQPAIAEYPDFLNRLVRWLNNVKSDFEQQILFKLILKIFFVGSKEFNSLYRAAFNGPIARWIVEDLGEDLTTIVKRPVLSEEVRHTWFCPITDSMQISAFYHVNHISGHDHRPYWRDLFEFGNEDKIKRYVKKNNIKRLVLLEDFVGSGSQAKETVEFAAEVLPAPFKIIFVPLIICPEGLNCVQNIASSYSNLSIEPVLLLDEGLFIREIPSANEDEFTDSLRQLIVNNHDLVTGGTAGGNLKVYSPYGYNRTGGLIVMYTNCPDNTLPMIHYHSDSWYPIFPRSSRV; the protein is encoded by the coding sequence ATGGAGACAATAACAGAAAAGATTAACCGTTGGCCGGATCTGAAGGATGAATTCATTTTTCTTAAACAACAGATTGAGTATTTGGCTGAAAAGAGATTTGCTGAATATCAACCTGCAATTGCGGAATATCCGGATTTCCTCAATCGACTAGTACGATGGCTGAACAACGTCAAAAGCGATTTTGAACAACAGATACTTTTTAAGCTTATTCTGAAGATATTTTTTGTTGGGAGCAAAGAATTCAATTCTCTTTATCGCGCCGCTTTTAATGGGCCTATAGCAAGGTGGATAGTGGAGGACTTAGGCGAAGATTTAACTACTATAGTAAAAAGACCAGTTCTAAGCGAAGAAGTCAGACACACATGGTTTTGCCCAATCACAGACAGCATGCAGATTTCCGCATTTTATCATGTAAATCATATATCGGGCCACGATCATCGCCCTTATTGGCGAGATCTTTTTGAATTTGGTAATGAAGATAAAATAAAGCGTTATGTAAAAAAAAACAATATAAAACGGCTTGTTTTGCTAGAGGATTTTGTTGGCAGCGGTAGTCAGGCGAAAGAAACTGTGGAGTTTGCTGCTGAAGTCTTGCCAGCACCTTTCAAGATAATTTTCGTTCCTTTGATTATCTGCCCCGAGGGTTTAAACTGCGTGCAGAATATAGCATCGTCATACTCCAATCTGAGCATTGAACCCGTTTTACTTTTAGATGAGGGGTTATTTATACGAGAAATTCCATCGGCCAACGAGGATGAGTTTACAGATAGTTTGCGACAGTTAATAGTAAATAATCATGACCTTGTCACCGGAGGCACGGCAGGAGGTAATCTAAAAGTCTATTCCCCTTACGGGTATAATCGTACGGGGGGGTTAATAGTCATGTACACCAATTGTCCTGATAATACACTTCCTATGATACACTATCACTCAGACAGTTGGTACCCGATTTTTCCAAGGTCATCGAGAGTGTGA